The following are from one region of the Candidatus Poribacteria bacterium genome:
- a CDS encoding prepilin-type N-terminal cleavage/methylation domain-containing protein: MIERRLHRRILADGGFTLIELLIAMAILTIISSVAYSSFVHVLNSYQRDTVQLDLMYRLRIGLDQMTRDLASMQVGADDDALQFVFQDAEGEAEGESYDIVTFVATVTTAAASGVIPPLSPLPPSQRANSSTDSAEEDTETAPTDVVRVAYVLGYDPEATISTLSRGTDLPLALLRITTPILSLDDGIGEALTLDPTSMLSALEQVGATVDVVAPYASSLNFAFFDGEEWYTQWDTEEQGVPKAARVTLTVQDRAGKGQTFARSSATPIVLNIVPPPEGTSNTTAATGQQQQGQTPQAQQQPGQQQGQQPQGQQGGGPQQGGPQQGGPQQGGPGG, encoded by the coding sequence ATGATTGAGCGTCGTCTACACCGGCGTATTCTGGCGGATGGCGGGTTCACCCTCATCGAGCTCCTCATCGCCATGGCCATCCTCACGATCATTTCGAGCGTCGCCTACTCGTCGTTCGTCCATGTGCTGAACTCGTACCAACGCGACACCGTGCAACTGGACCTGATGTACCGCCTGCGCATCGGCTTGGACCAGATGACGCGCGACTTGGCGTCGATGCAGGTGGGCGCCGACGACGACGCGCTCCAGTTCGTCTTCCAGGACGCGGAGGGCGAAGCAGAGGGCGAGTCCTATGACATCGTCACGTTTGTCGCGACGGTGACTACTGCCGCCGCCAGCGGCGTGATCCCGCCGTTGTCGCCGCTGCCGCCCAGTCAGCGAGCGAACTCATCCACCGATTCGGCAGAAGAGGACACCGAGACCGCACCGACTGATGTCGTGCGGGTGGCCTATGTCCTAGGCTACGACCCGGAAGCGACCATCTCGACGCTGTCCAGGGGGACGGACCTTCCTTTGGCGCTGCTGCGGATCACAACGCCGATTCTGAGTCTCGATGACGGCATCGGCGAAGCGTTGACGCTCGACCCGACCTCCATGCTGTCGGCGCTGGAGCAAGTCGGCGCGACGGTCGATGTCGTCGCTCCCTACGCCAGTTCGCTGAACTTCGCGTTTTTCGACGGCGAGGAGTGGTATACGCAGTGGGACACCGAGGAGCAGGGCGTTCCCAAGGCGGCACGCGTCACGCTGACGGTTCAGGACCGCGCAGGCAAGGGCCAGACCTTCGCCCGGAGTTCTGCAACGCCCATCGTGCTCAACATCGTCCCTCCCCCCGAGGGCACGAGCAACACGACCGCTGCGACGGGCCAGCAACAGCAGGGACAGACGCCGCAAGCTCAGCAGCAGCCAGGTCAGCAGCAGGGCCAGCAGCCTCAGGGACAACAGGGAGGGGGTCCACAGCAAGGCGGACCCCAACAGGGCGGGCCTCAACAAGGCGGGCCTGGCGGCTGA